ACGACGTCGGCGTACTCGACGTCGCCGCCCATCGGGATGCCGTGCGCGATGCGGGTGACGCGCACGCCGAGGGGCTTGATGAGCCGGGCGAGGTAGAGCGCGGTCGCCTCGCCCTCGACGGTGGGATTGGTCGCGAGAATCACCTCGCGCACGGTATCGCCGCGCAGGCGTTGCAGCAGGCCGCCGATCTGGAGGTCCTCCGGCCCGACCCCGTCGAGCGGGGACAGCGCGCCCTGCAACACGTGGTAGCGCCCGCGGAAGCCGCGGGAGCGCTCGATCGCGATCAGGTCCGCGGGCTCCTCGACGACGCAGATCACGTCGGCGGCGCGCTCGCCGTTGGCGCAGATGGGGCACGGGTCGGTCTCCGTGAGCCCGTGACAGGTCTGACAGAGCCGCGTCTGCTCCTTCAGCGCTTTGAGGGCCTCGGCGAGGCCGTCAGCGAGGCCGCGGTCGGCGCGCAGGAGGTGGAAGGCGAGCCGCGCCGCGGTCTTCTCGCCGATGCCCGGGAGCTTCGAGAGCTGCTGGATCAGCCGGGTCATCGAGGGGGTGTAGGCCATGCGGGCGTCGCCTCAGCCGAGCCCGGGGATCTTGAGGCCGCCGGTCACCTTCGTCATCTCCTCGGCGACCATCCGCTGGGCGTTGCGGAGGCCCTCGTTCACCGCCGCGAGGACGAGATCCTGCACGAGCTCGACGTCCTCCTTCAGCACGGCGGGGTCGATCGTGATCGCGAGCAGCTCGTGCTTGCCGTTGACC
This DNA window, taken from Deltaproteobacteria bacterium, encodes the following:
- a CDS encoding YbaB/EbfC family nucleoid-associated protein, whose product is MSFGDIGNIMKQAQQLQERLAQVQEDVARRTVEAAAGGGMVKVKVNGKHELLAITIDPAVLKEDVELVQDLVLAAVNEGLRNAQRMVAEEMTKVTGGLKIPGLG
- the recR gene encoding recombination protein RecR, coding for MAYTPSMTRLIQQLSKLPGIGEKTAARLAFHLLRADRGLADGLAEALKALKEQTRLCQTCHGLTETDPCPICANGERAADVICVVEEPADLIAIERSRGFRGRYHVLQGALSPLDGVGPEDLQIGGLLQRLRGDTVREVILATNPTVEGEATALYLARLIKPLGVRVTRIAHGIPMGGDVEYADVVTLGRALDGRRDM